In Actinoplanes octamycinicus, the genomic window CCAGTAATCGCCACCGTCTGCGAACCGTTCCGGCACCAGACGGCATCCCTGGCTCGCCGCCTCGGCGACCGATGACCGGGTACCTCATACCCGCACCGGCACCGCAGGATTCGCCGTCCGCTGCGCCGCGTTGCCGTGCGTGGTGCTGATCGACTTCATGGGGCAGAACACCGCAGCGTCGAAGTCAACTTCCTGTGGACGGACACCAACCTGCCCCTCGCCCTGGCACTGCTGAGCGCGGCCGTCAGCGCGACGATCCTGGCCGTAGTGATCGGCACCGCCCGCATCGCCCCACCGCGCCACCTGTACCGCCCGGGCCACGGCAACTGACCGGCCCGATCGAACCCAGCGCACGCTCAACTCCTGGCCAGCCGCCGGACTGTACTCGTGACACCGGCGACGGGCGGAAAGGCCCTGCCATGACGGCCACGGCACCCCGCGACATGCCACTCGCCTCCCTGTCGCCGCCACTGCCCCCACGACTGCGCCTGGAACCCACCTGCTCCACTCATACCCTGCTGGACGGCGGCTGGTGGCCGCGTTCGACCGATCCCGTGACCGAACTGCCCGGCCTCGTGCTGGCCATTGACACCCTCCGCGGACCCGTGACCCGGCTGATCCTCAGCGCCGACGGCTGGAACACCCACCCTCAGCGTCTGGGCGTGGCCGGACGCGTCCTGCGGCTGGGCTACTTCACCAGCCAGGTTCCCAGTCTGCTCACCGCGATCTGCGCCAACCGCTCGCGCGTTGACCTGCTGGTCGTCCCCCCGCACACCACGGCCGCCGCAGCGGGCGCCGCGATGATCCTCGCTGCCACCGCCTCCAACCTCATTCACGCCCAGCACATCCCCCTGACACCCAGCGCACCACCACCAGTCGCCGCGGCCGAGGACGCCTGGGAGGACGAGGGCGGCCACTTGGCCGGCAGCAGTCCGGCGCCGCCGCGCCGACAGGCGATCCGATGACCCCATACACGCGACACCCGACACGTCCGGTGAGCCCGAGAGTCCTGACCCAGGCTCTGTACCGCGCCGCCGTCGCAGCAGGGCGCGCGCCGTCGGCCGACAACACACAGCCCTGGCGATGGCGCCTGACCGGTAACGCCATGGACCTGTATCTGGATCCCGATCGCATGAACGGCGGCCGCGGCCGCATCGGGCACCTCGACATGATCAGTTGTGGGGCAGCCCTGCACCACGCCCGTCTCGCCCTGGCCGCCCAGGGCTGGCGGGCGACCGTCCACCGACGCCCCCGCCCGGGCAGCACCCACCACGTGGCGCATCTGCGCATCGACGGACCCGCCCCGGTGAGCGCCGGCACCGCCGGACTGGCCCGGGCCATCCGGCAGCGGCACACCGACCTGCGCCCCGTCACCGGCAGCCCGCTCGGGGCACTCGATCTGCGGACCCTCAGCCGAGCATTCACCTCACCCGACATCAGCGTGCACATCCTGCGCCCCGATGAAATCCTCACGCTCACGCTAGCGGCCGCCCACGCGCGGCACGTCGAGGCAACCGAGGCGCAATGGCACGAACAACTGACGCTGTGGACCGGCGCCGACCGCATCCTGGGCACCGTCGACCGCCTGCGCCTGCCCACCCGGCCCGGAGACCACGACCGGGCGGCGACCTTCGCCGTTCTGCACGGTCGAGGCGATCAAGACATCGAGTGGCTGCACGCCGGCGAGACACTCTCCACCGGCTGGCTGGTCGCCACCCAACTGGCCGTGTCGGTACTACCGTTCAGCGCACCGATCGAGAACACCCAGGCCCGCGAAGCCCTGAGCCGTGCCGTGCCGGACCTCAACCATCCGTACCTGATGATGCGACTGGGCAGGCACACGTCCGCAGCCAGCGCCTCACCCTCCGTGCGGCTCGATGCCGCCGAGATCTTTGGAGCACCACACCCCCTGTGAGGCTGGGTCCGCTCCCTCTGCCGGTGGCCTTGTGCTGCGGAGCGTGACCGACGCTGTGACCAGCGGGATGGTGTGAGTGACCTGCTGCTCCAAGTGGAGAAGTCCGCTCCGGTCGAGACTGTCGGCATCGACGTCGGCGCGTGGTGGGTGGCGCTTCTCCTCGCGGCCGGTGAGCTGAGGACCGTCTCTCCAGAAGCCATCTTTACAAGAAGGGCATCAATGTATTAACTCGACGTAACGCAGTGGGAGCGCTCCCACTCACCAGTCCGAAGGGAGCGGGTCGATGCCACGGGCGTATCGGAACGCCATACTCGCGCTGCTGCTCATGGTGGGTGTCACCGTCATGGCGCGGCCCTCCCAGGCCGCCGAGCCGGCCTACAACTACGGCGAGGCGCTGCAGAAGTCGCTGCTGTTCTACGAGGCCCAGATCGCCGGCAAGAAGCCCGACTGGAGCCGGGTCTCCTGGCGCGGCGACGCGGCGATGACCGACGGCGCCGACGCCGGCCTGGACCTCACCGGCGGCTGGTTCGACGCCGGTGACCACGTCAAGTTCGGGCTGCCGATGGCGTTCAGCACCACCATGCTGGCCTGGGGCGCGGTGCAGAACCGGGCCGCCTACGCCGCCTCCGGCCAGCTCACCCACCTGCTGAACAACCTGCGCGTACCGAACGACTACTTCATCAAGGCGCACCCGTCGGCCACCGTCCTGTACGGCCAGGTGGGCAACGGCGACGCGGACCACAAGTGGTGGGGACCGGCCGAGGTGCTGCCGATGGCGCGTCCGGCGTACAAGATAGACGCCACCTGTGGTGGCAGCGACCTGGCCGGGGAGACGGCCGCCGCGATGGCCGCCAGCTCGATGGTCTTCCGCCCGACCGATCCGGCCTACGCCGACACGCTGCTCACCCACGCCAAGCAGCTGTACACCTTCGCGGACACGGTGCGGCGCGCCTACTCGGAGTGCATCACCGACGCGGCTGCCTTCTACAAGTCGTGGAGTGGTTACGCCGACGAGCTGGTGTGGGGCGCGATCTGGCTCTACCGGGCGACCGGCGACACGTCGTATCTGGCGAAGGCCGAGGCCGGCTACGACGCGCAGGGCAACGAGCCGCAGAGCACCACCAAGTCCTACAAGTGGACGATCGCCTGGGACAACAAGCAGTTCGGCAACTATGTGCTGCTCGCCCAGCTGACCGGCAAGCAGAAGTATCTCGACGACGCGAACCGCTGGCTGGACTGGTTCACCGTCGGGGTGAACGGTGACAAGGTGCGCACCTCCCCCGGCGGCCAGGTCTTCGTGGACAGCTGGGGATCGCTGCGCTACGCGGCCAACACCGCCTTCGCCGCGCTGGTCTACAGCGGCGTGACGACCGATCAGACCCGCAAGGCGCGCTACCACGACTTCGCGGTCCGGCAGATCAACTACGCGCTCGGCGACAACCCGCGCAAGGCCAGCTACGTGATCGGCTTCGGCGCGAACCCGCCGAAGAACCCGCACCACCGCACCGCGCACGGCTCCTGGTGGGACAGCCAGCAGGTGCCCGAGCAGACCCGGCACACCCTGTACGGCGCGCTGGTCGGCGGCCCGTCCGCGCCGGACGACAAGTACGCCGACAACCGCGGCGATTACGTGATGAACGAGGTGGCCACCGACTACAACGCCGGTTTCACCTCGGCGCTGGCCGCGCTGCAGGGTGAGTTCGGTGGCGCTCCGCTGGCGAACTTCCCGCAGGCCGAGAAGCCGGACATCGCCGAGATGTCGGTGGAGACCACGGTGATGCAGAACGAGACGCGCAGCACCGGGATCAAGGCGATCGTCTACAACAAGTCGGCGTTCCCGGCGCGGGCGCTGACCCACGCGCGGTTCCGCTACTACTTCACCCGCGACGACGACTCGGCGCTGGCCGTGTCGTCGCCCTACACCCAGGGCTGCCCCGGCCCGACCGCGGCCAGGCAGGCGTCCGGTTCGCTCTGGTACGTCGAGGTGGACTGCACCGGCTGGACGATCGCCCCGGCCGGCCAGTCCGCGCACCGGATGGAGGTCCAGCTCAAGATCGGGGTGGTCGAGGGCGGCCGGTGGGATCCGTCCAACGACCCGTCGTACCAGGCCACGGCCGGTCCGAACGCGACCGTGCCGCTCTACGAGGGCAGCACGCTGGTCTGGGGCGCCGAGCCGGGCGGACCGACCACGAGTCCCAGCCCGAGCCCCAGCGTCAGCGACAGCCCGAGTCCGAGCCCGAGTCCGAGCGCCAGCGCCAGCCCGGCCCCGACCGGCCCGTGCCGCGTCGGCTACAGCACCAACGACTGGGGTTCCGGCTTCACCGCCACCGTCACGGTCACCAACACCAGCCAGACCACGATCAACACCTGGAAACTGCTCTTCGCGTACGACGCGGGCCAGCGCGCCGGGCAGGCGTGGTCGGCGACCGTCACCCAGTCCGGCACCCAGGTGACCGCTACGAACCTCACCTACAACGGCACCCTGGCGCCCGGAGCGTCCACCAGCTTCGGTTTCAACGGCACCACCACCGGTACGAACCCGCGCCCGACAGCCTTCACCCTGAACGGCGCCACCTGCACCATCGCCTGATCCAAAGGGGCCGGGGCGCCGAAGGAGGCGCCCCGGCCATTCTCCGGTGAACGCGTGATGACCACTGATCGAATGGTCGCTCGCGACGAATCCGCCACCCCCGCCGCTCCGCTAGATTGCGGTGCGGAATGCGGCACGGGGGATAAATGGACACCACTACCACCATCCTGGACCGGGTGTCCCCCGCGGACACCGGCCGGTCCGGATCGAGCACGGAACGCCGGCCATGGCTCGCGCTGACGCTGATCCTGGTGATCGCGGCGGCCGTCCGGCTCTACCGGTTCCCGGGGGTGCCGCACGGGCTGAACCAGGATGAGGTGTCGGCCGGTTACGAGACGCTGTCGCTGCTCAGCGCCGGCACCGACCGGTGGGGCACCCGCTGGCCCGCCTACTTCACCGCTTTCGGCAGCGGGCAGAACGTGCTGCTGTCGTACCTCAACATGCCCTTCGTCGCGGTCCTCGGTCCGACGCCGCTGGCCGTGCGGCTGCTGCCGGCCCTGCTCGGCGTGCTGACCGTCGCGGTCACCTACGCGCTCACCACCCGGCTCGCCGGGCGCCGGGCCGGGATCCTCGCGGCGCTGCTGCTGGTGGCCTGTCCGTGGCACGTGATGATGTCGCGCTGGTCGCTGGAGTCGAACCTGCTGCCACCGGTGATGCTGATCGCGGTCTGGCTGCTGGTGGTGGCCCACCAGTCGGAGCGGCGCTGGCTGCTGCCGGTATCGCTGATGCCGATGGCGCTGGTCTTCTACGCCTACGCGGCGGCGACCCTGGTGGTCGTGCTGTTCGTGGCCGGTTTCCTGGCGGTCCGGTTCGGCACGGTACGCCGCCGCCCGCTCGCCACCACGGCCAGCGTCGCCCTGTTCGGCCTGGTGGCGCTGCCGTACGGAATGTTCCTGCTGGTCAACCAGATCCTGCACCGGGCGCCGGGCTGGGTGTCCGCGCTGCCGTTCGGGGTGCCACTGCTGCCCGGCAGCCGGGTCTCGGAGATCAACACGGACAGCCTGGTCGCCGACAACGTGCGCTTCGCCGTGCGGGGCTTCGACGACGGCCTGCCGTGGAACGTGATGTCGCCCTACCTGCCGTTCGGCCTGGTGATCATCCCGCTCGCCGCGGTCGGCGGCTACTTCGCCCTCCGGCGCCGGACCGACGTCCCGCTGCTCTGGCTGGGCGCCACCCTGCCGATGTTCTTCCTGGTCCAGCTCAACGTCAACCGGATCAACGCGCTCTTCCTCCCGCTGATCATCCTGGCCGCGCTGGGCCTGGACGGGATCGCCCGGTCGATCGCCGAGGCCCGCGCCGGCCGCGCGGTGATCGCCGCCGTCCTGTCGGTGGCGCTGCTCTACCACGCCGCCTTCGTCCAGGACTACTTCACCGGCTACAACGACCTGGTCCGCACCCGGTTCGCCGCCGGCCTGGACCGGGCGCTGACCGTCGCCGAACGCCACACCGCGCCCGGCCAGCCGGTCTACCTCTCCGACGGCATCCCGCTCAACTACCTCTACCTGCTGTTCTACCGCGACGTCGACCCGCGCGAGTTCCGCGCCCACGCGCAGATCGAGCTGCGCGGCAGTGTCTACTTCGTCCGCAACTACCGGTCGTTCTACTTCCACCAGGACGATCCGGCGCTGATCGCCTCCCCGGAATACCTCGGGATCTACCGAGTCGACGAGCCGAAGAAGTGCGCCGGGACGACCCCGGTCACCAGGCGCAAGGTGGCCTCGGTCGGCGCCTTCTGGGTCGTCCGGTGCAGCCGCTGACGCTCAGCGCCGGCTGCTCTCCCGCACCTTCAGCTCGGTGAGCAGGGTGACTGTCGACTGTGGCCGGTCCGGCTCGGCGATCCGCTCGGCCAGCAGCGTCGCCGCGGTCCGGCCCAGCTCGTAGGTCGGCTGCGCGATCGTGGTCAGCGACGGCCGGAACAGCCGCGCCCCGGGGATCTCGTCGAACCCGACCACGCCCATCCCGGCCGGGATGGTGACGCCCCGGTCGACCAGGCACTCGACCGCGCCGACGGTCATCAGGTTGTTGGCGGCGAACAGCGCGTCCGGCGGGTCGCCCGCGTCCAGCAGCGACGCCATCGCGGTGTACCCGCCGTCCTCCCGGAAGTCGGCGTGCCGGACCAGCTCGGCCGGGGCCGCCAGCCCGCGCGCGGTCAACGCCCGCTGGTAGCCGCGCAGCCGCTGCACCGCCGTCGACAGCTGGCTCGGCCCGGTGATGCAGGCGATCCGCCGGTAGCCGTGGTCGATCAGGTGCGTGGTGGCCAACTCGGCGCCGTGCTCGTTGTCGACCAGGACGCTGTCCACCCGGGCGCCGCTGATCTGCCGGTCGATCGCCACGACCGGAGTGCCCGCCTCGATCAGCCGGTTGACGTTCGCCGATTCCCCGGCGCTGGAGATGATCACGCCGGCCATCTGGTCCTCCAGGGCGGCGGTGACGTACCTCGCCTCCTTACCCGGGTCCTCGTCGCTGTTGCACAGCACCACCGAGTAGCCGGCCCGCTGGGCGACGTCCTCGACGCCGCGGACCAGCGCGGTGAAGAACGGGTTCGCCACGTCGGAGATGATCACCGCCCACAGCGTGGTGCGGCTGCGGCGCAGGTTGCGGGCCACGCTGTTCGGTCGGTAGTTGAGATCGCGGACCGCGCTCTGCACCCGGGCGGCCAGATCCGGGTCGACGGTGGCCTGACCGTTGAGCACCCGGGAGACGGTGGCCGGGGAGACCTGCGCTCGCTGCGCGACGTCATAGATGGTCGCCATGATCCCCATCATTATCGACCGGGCCAACGGCTCGCACGCCGCCCGCCCGCGAGCGCCGTTCCGGCACGGTCCACCCCGGCCGGACGAGGCAGTCGAACCCACCCCACCGCCCGGCTCCGGCCGAAGCTCGGTCGGGCAGGATGGCTGCCGTGGGGACCTGGGGTGTGGAGCCGTTCGAGAACGATGAGGCGGGCGACTTCGCCATCACGCTGGACGCCGCCTCACCGGCCGAGCGGGTCGAGCTGGTCGGGCGGGCGCTGGACGAGCGATCGGACATCCCGGCGGTGGCCGGTCAGGAGCCGGAGCGCCACTTCTGGTCGCGGCGCCAGGTGCAGTCGCGCAGGCGGACCGTTCCGGTGCCGGCCCGGTCGACGGTCTCCTCGGTGAGGCACCGGCCGTGGCGGCCGCTGCGGATCACCTTGACGAACCACCAGTCCTGCGCCGGATCGGCGCCGTCGCAGGGCGCGACCCGGACCACGGTGCCTTCCGCGCGAACGCAGTTCTCGCCGTTGTAGAACGCGCCGGTGCTCGCCTGGAACCACTGCTGGCCCACCGCCCCGTTCGAGCACGGCCGGGTGCTCAGGACGCTGCCGACCGCCCCGCCGGTCAGGCACCGGGTGCTGTCCGACCAGGTCACGATCGAGCCCTGATGCAGTGGCGGCGGCGCCGGAAGGGGCGCGGCGGCCGCGAATCCGGCGGTGAGCGCGGCCAGCGCCCGGGTGCTTCGCTGCATGAGTTGAACTGTAGGAATTCCCGGTGCGAGACCGCAGGAAAACGGGCGGGGTGGGCACCGAAGGCCCACCCCGTTTCCGTACGCTCAGCGCGTCACTTCTTGGCAGCCGGAGCCTTGCCGGCCGCTCCGGCGTCGTTTGCCGCGCCCGCCTCCTCGGCCGCGCCCTGGTCCTCAGCGCCGGCACCCTGCTCGCCGGCACCCTGGTCCTCAGCACCCGCACCCTGCTCGCCGGCACCCTGGTCCTCAGCACCGGCGCCCTGGTCCTCGGCGCCCGCGCCGGCCGCCCCGGCCACCGCCTTGGCGTCGGCCAGCGCGAGGCAAGCCTGCAGCAGAGTCGCCTGAGCCGAGGTCACCGCCTGGGCAGCCGCGCCCTGGTCCCCGGCCGCACCCTGGTCGCCGGCGTTCTGGTCGTCTGCGGCACCCTGCTCGCCGGCCGCGCCCTGCTCAGCGGCGCCCTTGCCCTTGCCGTTGCCCTTGTCGGCGCCCTTCTCCGCGCCCTTGCCGGCCGCCTTCTTCAGCGCCTTCAGGTACTTCTTGGCCAGCTTCTTGTTCGCGGCCTTGTTCTCCGCCGCGCTCTGCTCCGCCGCCTGCCCGGCCTGCTCCCCGGTCGCCGCCGCGGCGTCCGCCGCGAACTGGTCGCACGCCGCTTCCAGGGCCTGCGCCGAGGCGATCGCCGCGGCGCCCGCGTCCTGGGCCGCGACCGGCTGCAGTTCCTCGCCGTCGCAGACCACGCTGCCGGCGTTCACCTGCAGCTCCTTGCATTGAGAGATGTCGAACTGCTGACCGTCCACGCTCACCAGATCGGCCGCCTTGGGCTGGGTGCTCGCGTTCGCCAGCTGGACCCCGGCCACGCCGGTGGCGACCAGAACTCCGGCGACCACCGCCGCGCCGATCGCCTTCCGGCGGTTGCCCTGAATCCCCTGGTTGCGTCGGTACGCGCGCGACCTCATGAAGCACTCCTCGTCGTGGGACGTCGATGTTCACCGGTTGGGGGGCCATACGGGGGCAGTCGGCCGGGCGGTTCAACGCCGGTCCTCCGCCCGGGGCCTCCGGAGCCCCGGAAAGACCCGGAAAACCGCAGGTCAGAGCGGTGTTCCAAAAACCTCGAAAAAGTTTGCCGGATTCGCACCAACGGGTGATCATCGATCGAACGTTCCGCCCAGCGTGACCGGAAACGGTCAGAGAGGGAGCTATCCGTGGATCCGGTGGATGTCGCCCGCGAACTGGTCCTCGATCGTTTCCCGGCGGCCGAGTGGGCGATGCTCACCGGCAGCGTGGTCGGCCCGCGCCGCACGGCCGGCTCCGACCTGGACATCGTGGTGCTCGACGAGACCGACCCGGGCCATCGGGAGAGCCTGCGGCACCGGGGCTGGCCGGTGGAGTTCTTCGTGCACACCAGCGACCGGCTCGCCGGCTTCCTGGCGAGCGAGCTGGCCCAGCGCAAGCCGAGCACGCATCGCATGCTGGCGGACGGCGTCGTCCTCTGCGGCGACCCGGGAGAGCTCCCGGCGCGGTGCGGCGAGATCCTCGCCGCCGGGCCCGGCCCGCTCACCACCGCCGAGCAGGACTGGCTCCGGTACGGCCTGACCGACGGCCTCGACGACCTGCGTCACGCCACCGACCCCGGTGAACGCACAGTGATCGCCGCGACGCTGTGGACCGGCACCGCCGAGGCGTTCCTCTCGCTGGCCGGCCGCTGGTTGAGCACCGGCAAGTGGCTCCTGCGCGACCTGCGTGAACACGACCCGGCGTTCGCCGAGCGCTGGCTGGCGTCGCGCGACGACCCGGCCGCGCTCGCCACCGAGGTGCTGGACAGCGCCGGCGGCCCCCTGTTCGAGGGCTACCGTGCGTAGCCGGGACCTGCTGCCCGCTTGACGGCGGCACGGGACGATGGCGTACGTGAACAGTGAATCGCCGCGCGGGCTCCTCGTCATCGTCTGCGGGCTCCCGGGGAGCGGAAAGACCACCACGGCCAAGGAGATCGCCACGCGGCGGCGGGGTGTCCGGCTCGGTCCCGACGAATGGATGGCCGCGCTCGGCGTCACCCTGTGGGACGCCGAGATGCGCGACCGCATAGAAGCCCTGCAGTGGTCGCTCGCCCGGGAACTCCTGAGCGTCGGCACCACCGTGATCATCGAGTGGGGGACGTGGGCCCGCTCCGAACGTGATGCCCTCCGGCTCCAGGCGCGGCAGCTCGGCGCCGCGGTCCAGCTCGTACACCTCGACGTCCCGAACGACGAACTCTGGCGCCGCATCCAGGCGCGCGCCATGGAGGACCCGCCCATCCAGCGGTCCGACCTCGACCGATGGCGCCGCCAGTTCGAGCCCCCGGACGAGCGGGAGTTCGCGCTTTATGACCCGCGGCCCGCAGAGTGACCAGCAGCGGGCAATGCCGCAGATCCTTGCCGTGCACCGGCGGTGGGTGGCCTCTCTGCACGGGTTCTACAGGCCGGGGGCGCCCTGTGAGTGCTGCCGGAGTCACGGTCGCCCGAGGGGCTCACCGCCGATCTGGTGGCGATCCTCGCTGGAGCCAGCTGCCCGGACCCGGACATTCCGGCAGCCCGGCCGGTGGTCAGTGGCAGCTGTGGTGGGGCGGGCAGTGCGGTGGCGGGCCGGTGACCAGGTCGTGGACGCCGCCGAGGACGGCGGTGGTGACCAGGAAGAGGGCGAAGGCGGCGCGGCGGCGGACGGCGGCCGGGTGGGACGGGTGACGACGGTGCATGGCTGTCCTCAAGAAGATCGGATTTCGCCTCTCACGCTAGGACTGTCGGTATTAGTACTGCTAGAGAACATCATCCCTTTTGCCGGACCAGCGGGCCGGACGATCCGATGATCGTTCCGGCCCGCCGATCCGGACTAATCCCCGCGCGGGACCCCCGTCCGCCCGGCCAGCAGCGCCGGCCCAGCCGCCGGCCCGTCAGTGGGACCCGGCCAGGGCGCTGAACCACTCCGCGATCCGCGGCACGGCCAGCAGCTCGGCGCCCTCGTGGACCATCCCGCTGAAGGAGCGGTCCACGCCCACGTCGACCGCCGGGACCCGGGCGCCGCGAGCGGCGAACGACGACCGGCACGCCGTGGCGTTCCCGGTGACCGCCTGCTCGTCGCCGGGGCTGACGTAAAGCCGCACCGGCACCGCCGGCTGCCACTCGCAGACGCTGTCCGCCTCGCGCAGCGCCGCGGCGAACCGGGCGTTCGGGTGCAGCAGCAGCTCCCGCCCGCGCGGGGTGAGCAGCTCGCCGACCGAGTCCGGCACACCGGCGATCACCTCCGGGCCGGGGTGGCTGGCGTCGAACAGCTCGCCCATGCCGGTGTAGCCCGCGGCGAACACGTCGCGCGGGTCGCGGTAGATGTCGTGCAGCCGGTCGTAGGACGACAGCAGGTACGCCATGTACGCCGCCCCCAGCTTCGGCGTCACCTCGGGCGTGAACACCGCCGGGATCTCCACCCGCCGCATCGCGTAGGCCCCGCTGATCGGGGCGACCGCGGCCGGCCGGAACCACGGGTCCGCCCCGCCCTGCAGGGCCCGGGCCAGCCCGAGCGCGGCCGACGCCCCCTGCGAGAAGCCGGCCGCGTACACCTCCCGGTCCAGGGTGCGGCCCTGCCGGGCGACGAACGTGCGGGCCGCCCGGAGCAGGTCGAGCGAGGCGCTGGTCTCGGTCGGCACGTCCATCCACGGGTGCGGGCCGGCGCCGGCGCCCAGTCCCAGGTAGTCCGGGGCGACCGCGGCGAACCCGGTGGACGCGAAGGTGATCGCCGGGCCGGACAGGAACATGTCGTCCGGGGCGACCGACGGGGCGTCGCCGCGGTAGACCGAGGTGCCATGGCCGAACGACACCGTCCGCAGGTGGCGGTCGCCGGTGCGGGGCAGGACCAGCAGACCGCTGGCCGCGGTGGGACGGCCGTGGGCGTCGACCGTGCGGTAGACGAGTTGGTGCAGGCTCACGCCGTACCGGGAACTCGGGGTGTGGAAACCCGCGGCGGTGAGCGCCGAGCCGACCTCGGCCCCGGACTCGTAGGTGGTCAGCGGGTGCTGCGCCAGCAGCGCACCGCGGTCGATGGCCGGTGACGCGGCGGCGGGCGTGTTCACCGCCCCCACGGCGACCGCCGTGAGCAGGAATGCCGCGATGATCCGTCGATGTTTTCGCATGGTCCTGACGCTAGGCAGCGCGCCGGTCGGGTTCGATCCTGCTGACCGCAGTCCCGGGGTAGGGAAAAGTCCCCTACGACACCAGGTCGATCAGCGCGCGGGTGGCGGCGCCCGGCGTGCGGTCGGCGGGCATCGCCAGCGACAACGGCCAGCGCAGGTCCGCGCCGGTCACCGGCAGCACCGCCACTCCGGTGATCCCGTCCAGCAGGAACCGGGGCAGCAGGGTGATCCCGAGCCCGTGCCGCACGTAGTCGGCGCCGGTGCCGATGTCGCTGATCTCGATGGTGACCCGGCGGCGGACCCCGGCCGCGGCGAACGCCCGGTCGGCCACCGCCCGGTTGCCGTAACCGGCCGGCGAGTCGATGAAGTCCAGGCCGGCCAGCTCGGTGATCGGCACCGACTCCCGGCCGGCGAGCGGGTGGCCGGGCGGCACCACCAGGTCGAGCTGCGCGGACGCCAGGGGGAGCAGCCGGATGCCGGGTGGCGGCGGGCCGGGCAGCGAGACGAAGGCCAGGTCGAGACGGTGCTCGGTGAGTGCGGTGACCAGGCCGGCCGAGCCGGACGGGGCGGCGCTGGTCTGCAGCAGCACGCCGGGGTGGCGGCGATGGTACTCACCGAGCAGGGCGGGCAGGTCGAGCAGCCGGATCGAGGTGAGCACGCCGAGCCGCAGCGTGCCGCGCAGGCCGCCGCGCACCTCGTCGACCGCGTCCCGGGCGTCGCGGGCCGCGTCCAGGGCGGTCCGGGCGCGCGGCAGCAGGGCCGCGCCGGCGTCGGTGAGCAGCACCCGCTTGGCGTTGCGGTCGAACAGCGGGACGCCGAGCTCGCGCTCCAGCGTCTTGATCGCGGCGGACACCGCGGACTGGACCACGTGCAGCCGCTCGGCGGCCCGGGAGAAGTGCTGCTCCTCGGCGACCGCGACGAAGTACTCCAGCTGGCGCAGCTCCACGCCGCAAGTATCGCAGATCTTGATGGTCACCTTCGAAATGATTCGTTGGACGTGATGCTCGCTGGTGCGGAAGCTGTCGGCATGACTCTTCTGGCTCCCGCTCCGGTCACCACCCGGCACGGCGCCGGGTTCTGGATGATCGCCGGCGCGTTCCTGATCGCGATGGCGTTCTCCACCGTCCCGACCCCGCTCTACCCGCTCTATTCGGCGCGGGACGGTTTCTCCACCCTCACCGGCACCATCGTGTTCGCGGTCTACGCGGTCGGCGTGGTGATCAGCCTGCTGCTCGCCGGGCACATCTCCGACTGGACCGGCCGCAAGCGGATCCTCATCCCGGCGCTCGGCCTGGAGCTGGCCGCGGCGGTGCTCTTCCTGGCCGGCACGGCGCTGCCGGTGCTGCTGGCCGCCCGGTTCCTGACCGGCCTGGGCGTCGGCTTGATCACCGCGACGGCCACCGCGTACTTGCACGACCTGCACACCGCGCACCGCCCCGGCGCCTCGAAGCAGCGCTTCGAGATCGTCTCCACGGCGGCCAACACCGGTGGGCTCGGGTTCGGATCGCTGCTGGCCGGCGGGATCGCCGCGTTCACCCAGACCCCTTTGCGGACGCCGTACGTCGTCTTCGCCGTCCTGCTGCTGGTCGCCGTCGCCGCCGTCGCGCTGACCCCGGAGACCGTGCTGGAGCGCCCGGCCGAGCCGGTCTACCGCCCGCAGCGGTTCACCGCCGACCGGGCCGTGGCCGGCTACCTGGCCGCCGGGTTCGCCGCGTTCGCGGTGTTCGGCCTGTTCACCTCGGTCGCCCCGGGCTTCGTCGCCGGCACCCTGCACCAC contains:
- a CDS encoding LacI family DNA-binding transcriptional regulator, which encodes MATIYDVAQRAQVSPATVSRVLNGQATVDPDLAARVQSAVRDLNYRPNSVARNLRRSRTTLWAVIISDVANPFFTALVRGVEDVAQRAGYSVVLCNSDEDPGKEARYVTAALEDQMAGVIISSAGESANVNRLIEAGTPVVAIDRQISGARVDSVLVDNEHGAELATTHLIDHGYRRIACITGPSQLSTAVQRLRGYQRALTARGLAAPAELVRHADFREDGGYTAMASLLDAGDPPDALFAANNLMTVGAVECLVDRGVTIPAGMGVVGFDEIPGARLFRPSLTTIAQPTYELGRTAATLLAERIAEPDRPQSTVTLLTELKVRESSRR
- a CDS encoding RICIN domain-containing protein gives rise to the protein MQRSTRALAALTAGFAAAAPLPAPPPLHQGSIVTWSDSTRCLTGGAVGSVLSTRPCSNGAVGQQWFQASTGAFYNGENCVRAEGTVVRVAPCDGADPAQDWWFVKVIRSGRHGRCLTEETVDRAGTGTVRLRDCTWRRDQKWRSGS
- a CDS encoding nucleotidyltransferase domain-containing protein, with the protein product MDPVDVARELVLDRFPAAEWAMLTGSVVGPRRTAGSDLDIVVLDETDPGHRESLRHRGWPVEFFVHTSDRLAGFLASELAQRKPSTHRMLADGVVLCGDPGELPARCGEILAAGPGPLTTAEQDWLRYGLTDGLDDLRHATDPGERTVIAATLWTGTAEAFLSLAGRWLSTGKWLLRDLREHDPAFAERWLASRDDPAALATEVLDSAGGPLFEGYRA
- a CDS encoding AAA family ATPase translates to MNSESPRGLLVIVCGLPGSGKTTTAKEIATRRRGVRLGPDEWMAALGVTLWDAEMRDRIEALQWSLARELLSVGTTVIIEWGTWARSERDALRLQARQLGAAVQLVHLDVPNDELWRRIQARAMEDPPIQRSDLDRWRRQFEPPDEREFALYDPRPAE
- a CDS encoding alpha/beta hydrolase family protein; the protein is MRKHRRIIAAFLLTAVAVGAVNTPAAASPAIDRGALLAQHPLTTYESGAEVGSALTAAGFHTPSSRYGVSLHQLVYRTVDAHGRPTAASGLLVLPRTGDRHLRTVSFGHGTSVYRGDAPSVAPDDMFLSGPAITFASTGFAAVAPDYLGLGAGAGPHPWMDVPTETSASLDLLRAARTFVARQGRTLDREVYAAGFSQGASAALGLARALQGGADPWFRPAAVAPISGAYAMRRVEIPAVFTPEVTPKLGAAYMAYLLSSYDRLHDIYRDPRDVFAAGYTGMGELFDASHPGPEVIAGVPDSVGELLTPRGRELLLHPNARFAAALREADSVCEWQPAVPVRLYVSPGDEQAVTGNATACRSSFAARGARVPAVDVGVDRSFSGMVHEGAELLAVPRIAEWFSALAGSH
- a CDS encoding LysR family transcriptional regulator; this translates as MTIKICDTCGVELRQLEYFVAVAEEQHFSRAAERLHVVQSAVSAAIKTLERELGVPLFDRNAKRVLLTDAGAALLPRARTALDAARDARDAVDEVRGGLRGTLRLGVLTSIRLLDLPALLGEYHRRHPGVLLQTSAAPSGSAGLVTALTEHRLDLAFVSLPGPPPPGIRLLPLASAQLDLVVPPGHPLAGRESVPITELAGLDFIDSPAGYGNRAVADRAFAAAGVRRRVTIEISDIGTGADYVRHGLGITLLPRFLLDGITGVAVLPVTGADLRWPLSLAMPADRTPGAATRALIDLVS